The Mailhella massiliensis DNA segment GGAACGGGATTTCGGGCAGATCTTCGGCCTGCGCCCGGCCTGCCTTGTGGCGGAACGCCTTGCCATGCAGTGCGACGACGCGGGGGTGGACTTCTACCTCGGGCGCACGGCGCGGGAGATTGCTCCGCCCTCCTCTTCCCAGAATCCCGCCTTCGGCAGAAGCAGGGAAAAAAGCGGCCTCTTCTCCCTCATGGCCGGAAACGAACCGGTGACGGCAAGGCGCCTTGTGGTGGCCACGGGTTCCCCGGCCTTCCCCGCCGTGGGAGCCGGCGCGGCCGTGGCGAAAAGCGCCGAACGCTGGGGCCACAGGCTCATTCCCTTCCGGGCCGTGCTCACGCCCTTCGTCATGCCGCAGCACTGGCCCCTTGCCGGACTTGAGGGCATAAGCCTCAACGTAAGGATAACCATCCTGCGCGACGGACAGGAACTCTGGACCGACCCCGAGGGCATACGCCCCATGCTCTTCACCCACAGGGGCATAAGCGGCCCGGCCGCTCTGGTGGCCTCCTGCCGGTGGAGGGAGGGCGACGAGCTTCGTATCGATTTTCTGCCCGAGCTTCCCGTCATGGAGCTTCTCGATGCCAGAGAATACGGAAAGATGCTGGCCCGCAACATTCTGGCCCGCCACCTTCCCGCACGCCTTGCAGACGCGCTCTGCCCCGAAGAGACCGGCCGCCGCAAGGCCGCGGAACTTTCCCGCAAAGACAGGCTGCGCCTTGCGGAGGCGGTGCACGGCTTCCGCATCGTTCCCGCGGGAACGGAAGGATTGAAGAAGGCGGAAGCCGCTGCGGGCGGAATCTCGTTCTCCTCCCTTTCCCGCCGCATGGAAAGCCTTGTCGTGCCCGGGCTCTTCTTCTGCGGAGAGGTGGTGGATGTCGCCGGGCTTCTGGGCGGCTACAACATACACTGGGCCTTCGCCTCGGGCGCGCTGGTGGCCGAGGCGCTGAAGGAAAGCCTGAAAGACTGAGGTGCTGCGCACAACGAAAAGCCTCTCCGCGAAGCGCGCCTCCCGCAGGGCGGCCTGGTCTTCCTGCCGGGGAGGAAGGTGTTCACGGGCCTTTTCCGCAGGAAACGGGCAAATATCATGGTTTCCCCCTTCTTCCCGCGCTAAAGAACAGGTCGCAGGCATGAGAGCGGCGGAAAAAGCTCCTTTCTCCGCCCCGCGTGCGGCAGAATGCACGCCGAAGACAACGGTAACGGACTGTAACAGGCATTGACAGTTGTGTTTTTCCGCCATTATTCATGGTGGTGAGAAAAAATATTCCCCGGCCGGCCGCTTTGTGCCGAAAAGCGGCCGGCTCGTGTTTTGCATGGCG contains these protein-coding regions:
- a CDS encoding NAD(P)/FAD-dependent oxidoreductase; translated protein: MICYDAAIIGAGPAGLLCARNAARAHLRVALIDSHEDPGAKLSLAGGGRGNITNRIIAENRYVSEHPERVRAVLRLFPCEKALDIMRELSLPFEERDFGQIFGLRPACLVAERLAMQCDDAGVDFYLGRTAREIAPPSSSQNPAFGRSREKSGLFSLMAGNEPVTARRLVVATGSPAFPAVGAGAAVAKSAERWGHRLIPFRAVLTPFVMPQHWPLAGLEGISLNVRITILRDGQELWTDPEGIRPMLFTHRGISGPAALVASCRWREGDELRIDFLPELPVMELLDAREYGKMLARNILARHLPARLADALCPEETGRRKAAELSRKDRLRLAEAVHGFRIVPAGTEGLKKAEAAAGGISFSSLSRRMESLVVPGLFFCGEVVDVAGLLGGYNIHWAFASGALVAEALKESLKD